A single window of uncultured Pseudodesulfovibrio sp. DNA harbors:
- a CDS encoding enoyl-ACP reductase, translated as MLLEGKKALIFGVVNDRSIAYGIAKQFKEHGARIAFSYAADPIKRRLEPICKELGGEFMFKCDVTSDEEIADGAQLVEEQWGDVDILVHSIAYANREDLKGRFIDTSREGYKVALDVSSFSLVALCRAYEKLLNKGGSVLTLSYYGAGKVVANYNAMGVAKAALEACVRYLSVDLGEAGIRINAISAGPVKTMAASGISGFKSILGRIEEKAPLHRNITIDDVGKCALYLASDLSSGTTGDIVFVDSGYNIMGV; from the coding sequence ATGCTTTTGGAAGGAAAGAAAGCTCTTATCTTCGGTGTTGTTAACGATCGTTCAATTGCCTACGGCATCGCTAAGCAGTTCAAGGAACATGGGGCACGTATTGCCTTCAGTTATGCGGCGGACCCGATCAAGCGCAGGCTGGAACCGATCTGTAAGGAGCTTGGAGGCGAGTTCATGTTCAAGTGTGACGTGACTTCGGACGAAGAGATTGCGGACGGTGCACAGCTTGTGGAAGAGCAATGGGGGGACGTGGATATTCTGGTCCACTCCATCGCCTACGCCAACCGCGAAGATCTCAAGGGGCGGTTTATAGACACCAGCCGTGAAGGATATAAAGTCGCTCTGGATGTTTCTTCGTTTTCATTGGTTGCCCTGTGTCGTGCGTATGAAAAATTGCTCAACAAGGGTGGTTCCGTCCTGACACTCAGCTATTACGGTGCGGGCAAGGTGGTTGCCAACTACAACGCCATGGGCGTGGCCAAGGCTGCGCTTGAGGCCTGTGTGCGTTATCTGTCCGTAGATTTGGGGGAAGCCGGAATACGTATCAATGCCATCTCCGCTGGGCCGGTCAAAACCATGGCCGCTTCGGGTATATCCGGGTTCAAATCCATCCTTGGTCGTATCGAGGAAAAAGCTCCCTTGCATCGAAATATTACCATCGACGACGTAGGGAAATGCGCCTTGTATCTTGCTTCTGATCTTTCTTCCGGTACCACCGGAGACATCGTATTTGTGGATTCCGGTTACAATATCATGGGTGTGTAG
- a CDS encoding glycosyltransferase, with translation MRIVFYCQHVLGVGHMFRSLEIVKGLKDHEVILVTGGAKVDFDPPANMTQIQLPGLMMDSKFTRFIPLEEGAEVDEVLVRRLRQFKEIMAEYQPDIFMVELFPFGRKKFRFELLPILKKVRKGEYGKCKAVCSVRDILVEKDDMKRQVERVHGYLNPNFDHVLVHSDPNLVKLDETFPGVDGIVPEVHYTGYVARQSDPVQTATLAKELNLGDTPLIVTSVGGGHIGHDMLTGVMGASPKLNETHPHKLVMFTGPYATEEHFQELQEQAEAYEHITVKRFTKRFLAYLELARLSVSLGGYNTTMNLLATNTFGLMYPFLQNREQNMRARRIEEKGGLRVITSDDLEPTLLASHMAEALDKEAAPLGLDLNGGPNSAQILEKVFAAI, from the coding sequence ATGCGTATTGTTTTTTATTGTCAGCACGTCCTTGGCGTGGGCCATATGTTTCGTTCGCTTGAAATCGTCAAGGGGCTTAAGGACCATGAGGTTATTCTGGTGACAGGCGGTGCCAAGGTGGATTTCGATCCGCCTGCAAACATGACACAGATTCAGCTCCCCGGCTTGATGATGGATTCAAAATTCACCCGGTTTATTCCGTTGGAGGAAGGCGCCGAGGTCGATGAGGTTCTGGTCCGTCGCCTGCGTCAGTTCAAGGAAATAATGGCTGAATATCAGCCGGATATTTTCATGGTCGAACTATTTCCGTTTGGCCGTAAGAAATTTCGTTTTGAGCTGCTGCCCATCCTGAAGAAAGTCCGCAAGGGTGAATACGGCAAGTGTAAGGCTGTGTGTAGCGTGCGGGATATTCTGGTGGAAAAGGACGACATGAAGCGACAGGTTGAACGTGTCCACGGCTACCTGAATCCCAATTTTGACCATGTACTGGTTCATTCCGATCCGAATCTGGTAAAGCTCGATGAAACGTTCCCCGGCGTGGACGGGATCGTACCGGAAGTCCATTATACCGGCTACGTGGCGCGTCAGTCGGATCCGGTTCAGACGGCGACTCTGGCCAAGGAATTGAATCTGGGTGACACCCCGCTTATCGTTACATCCGTGGGCGGCGGGCATATCGGGCATGACATGCTTACCGGCGTTATGGGGGCTTCGCCAAAGCTCAATGAAACCCATCCTCACAAACTGGTCATGTTTACCGGCCCCTATGCAACGGAAGAGCATTTTCAGGAATTGCAGGAACAAGCGGAAGCTTACGAGCACATCACAGTCAAACGGTTCACCAAACGATTCCTGGCCTATCTGGAATTGGCGCGTCTGTCTGTGTCGCTTGGCGGATACAACACTACCATGAACTTGTTGGCGACCAACACCTTTGGGTTGATGTATCCTTTCCTTCAGAATCGTGAGCAGAATATGCGAGCACGGCGTATCGAGGAAAAAGGCGGCCTGCGTGTTATTACTTCCGACGACCTTGAACCTACCCTTCTCGCTTCCCATATGGCTGAAGCTTTGGACAAGGAAGCCGCTCCACTTGGTCTTGATCTGAATGGTGGGCCTAACAGCGCACAAATTTTGGAAAAGGTTTTCGCAGCCATATAG
- a CDS encoding histidine phosphatase family protein, which translates to MTTYFCMRHGMTDWNRESRIQGTEDIPLSDVGREMARKWAETLADGGLQCILTSSLGRAKETATIINETLGLPIHEDPRLGEQDWGEWTGLTKEDLKQIRKQVKQQEYKGFDFCPPKGESRNDVLMRACDALIDFSEEHPDKSVLVVTHNGVLKCLAYALTGLEFMPNEPTPLESYRLHRIECLENELAPGQFNMEL; encoded by the coding sequence ATGACCACATATTTTTGTATGCGCCATGGGATGACCGATTGGAATCGGGAGTCTCGTATTCAGGGGACAGAAGATATTCCCTTGAGTGATGTGGGCCGTGAGATGGCTCGAAAATGGGCTGAAACATTGGCTGACGGCGGGCTTCAGTGTATCCTGACCAGCTCTCTTGGGCGGGCAAAGGAAACAGCCACGATCATCAATGAAACACTTGGGTTGCCCATACATGAAGACCCCCGCCTCGGTGAGCAGGATTGGGGTGAATGGACCGGGTTGACCAAGGAAGATTTGAAGCAGATCAGGAAGCAGGTGAAGCAGCAGGAATACAAGGGTTTTGATTTTTGTCCTCCCAAGGGCGAAAGCCGCAATGATGTCCTTATGCGTGCCTGTGATGCGCTTATTGATTTTTCCGAGGAGCATCCTGACAAATCCGTGCTGGTTGTTACCCATAACGGCGTGCTCAAGTGTCTGGCCTATGCCCTGACCGGCTTGGAGTTCATGCCCAATGAACCCACGCCCCTTGAATCGTACCGACTGCATCGTATCGAATGTCTGGAAAATGAGTTGGCTCCCGGCCAATTCAATATGGAGCTGTAA
- a CDS encoding glycosyltransferase family 4 protein → MKIALCTPFKPLDNPSVSGDVTIARDLLDTLRELGHDICALPFFPAKNIYRKPALWPGGFLAVDRMTSAAKGADCWLTFGSYYKVPDVFGPTATRRLNMPYFIIQASYAENRGKKIATWPGYMLNKKSMLQADHIFCNRKNDVRGCAKLLPQSRYTAIQPGVPKGLLKQDAVAGAQLRKKWSTGDSVVIVTVAMMRPGVKEQGLRWLFDSCAELVAEGQDITLIVGGDGPCRTQLEERAKELLGERVRFLGMVDRQKLGVIFSAGDMFAFPGLKESLGMVYLEAQMCGLPVVATDDEGAPMVVAHEQTGLITNATYRDFTSGVRQLALNPVLRNELAAQCATYVRDVHSTQNNYREMMRIMEDIVRNGATQ, encoded by the coding sequence GTGAAGATCGCCTTGTGCACCCCGTTCAAGCCGCTTGATAATCCGTCTGTCTCCGGCGACGTGACTATTGCGCGTGATCTTTTGGATACCCTTCGTGAACTGGGACATGACATTTGTGCCCTCCCCTTTTTTCCGGCCAAGAATATTTATCGCAAGCCAGCTTTGTGGCCTGGTGGATTTCTGGCTGTAGACCGTATGACCAGTGCAGCCAAAGGTGCAGACTGTTGGCTGACATTTGGCTCATATTACAAGGTTCCTGACGTTTTTGGACCGACTGCAACTCGTCGTTTGAATATGCCTTATTTCATTATTCAGGCGAGTTATGCAGAGAATCGTGGGAAAAAAATAGCGACATGGCCGGGGTATATGCTGAACAAAAAATCCATGCTTCAGGCTGACCACATCTTTTGTAATCGAAAGAATGATGTACGTGGTTGTGCCAAGCTGCTCCCGCAGTCTCGGTACACAGCTATTCAGCCAGGGGTGCCGAAAGGATTGCTCAAACAGGATGCGGTAGCCGGTGCGCAGTTGCGGAAAAAATGGTCGACAGGTGATTCTGTTGTCATTGTGACCGTTGCCATGATGCGACCAGGCGTCAAGGAACAGGGATTACGTTGGTTGTTTGATTCCTGCGCCGAGCTTGTTGCCGAAGGTCAGGACATCACGTTGATAGTAGGCGGTGACGGGCCGTGCCGCACTCAACTGGAAGAACGGGCCAAAGAACTGCTTGGCGAGCGGGTCCGCTTTTTGGGTATGGTTGATCGTCAGAAACTTGGGGTTATTTTTAGTGCGGGTGACATGTTCGCTTTCCCCGGGCTGAAGGAAAGTTTGGGTATGGTTTATTTGGAAGCCCAGATGTGTGGCCTTCCAGTAGTGGCCACTGACGACGAAGGTGCGCCCATGGTGGTGGCACACGAACAGACCGGATTAATTACCAATGCAACGTATAGAGATTTTACTTCAGGCGTCAGGCAATTGGCCTTGAATCCTGTCTTGCGTAACGAATTGGCAGCGCAATGCGCCACCTATGTCCGAGACGTACATAGTACACAAAATAATTATCGAGAAATGATGCGCATTATGGAAGACATTGTGCGCAATGGAGCCACACAATGA
- a CDS encoding tetratricopeptide repeat protein, producing MKRLLFIIFLFVSLLGAGGCSTEPAPGSDDIERARTSYSKGFYLEAEKEYERYLQAAPQGIFRKEAWERLSEIAVTVKGEYDRAVVLLEAMYLELGDDQEEGWKIMYQLGEVYSVLGNKPKAIESFEKCLLHAAEFPDKTTQTQLRMARLYRDMGNYGQVAATLQYCADSADNINDKAQCLYELAQSYSFISSWSQAKNALETLLNLQGVPKETRALSIFLLADIYENDRNHAKARELLESIVDTYPNRRVVESRLANLPDVPKKPIPLVPPKN from the coding sequence ATGAAGCGTTTACTTTTTATCATATTTCTTTTTGTATCCCTGTTGGGTGCGGGCGGATGTTCCACTGAGCCAGCCCCGGGGAGCGATGACATTGAGCGGGCCCGTACGTCCTATTCCAAGGGATTCTATCTCGAAGCGGAAAAGGAATACGAACGGTATTTGCAAGCTGCACCACAAGGAATCTTTCGTAAGGAAGCATGGGAGCGGTTGAGTGAAATAGCCGTGACGGTCAAAGGGGAATATGACCGGGCTGTGGTTCTCCTTGAAGCCATGTATCTGGAACTTGGTGATGATCAGGAAGAAGGCTGGAAAATTATGTACCAGCTTGGTGAAGTGTATTCTGTGCTTGGAAATAAGCCAAAAGCCATAGAATCATTTGAAAAATGTTTGCTTCATGCAGCAGAATTTCCTGATAAGACAACACAAACACAGTTGCGCATGGCACGATTGTATCGGGATATGGGTAATTATGGTCAGGTGGCGGCCACGTTGCAATATTGCGCTGACAGTGCTGATAATATCAATGACAAGGCTCAATGCCTGTATGAACTGGCCCAAAGCTACAGTTTTATTTCCAGTTGGTCACAGGCGAAAAATGCTCTTGAAACATTGCTTAATTTGCAGGGTGTTCCCAAAGAAACACGCGCTCTTTCGATCTTTTTGCTGGCTGATATCTATGAAAATGACCGGAATCATGCCAAGGCAAGAGAATTGCTGGAGTCTATAGTGGACACTTATCCGAATCGGCGGGTTGTGGAATCCCGATTGGCTAATTTGCCGGATGTACCAAAGAAGCCCATTCCATTGGTTCCACCCAAGAATTGA
- the gyrA gene encoding DNA gyrase subunit A produces the protein MSDTITIESELKKSYLEYSLSVIIGRAIPDVRDGLKPVHRRILFAMHDLGNYHNRAYKKSARVVGDVIGKYHPHGDSAVYDALVRMAQDFSMRDMLVDGQGNFGSIDGDSAAAMRYTEVRMAKLCGEFLGDIEKQTVDFNPNYDNTMQEPSVLPTKVPNLLLNGTTGIAVGMATNIPPHNLGELIDGSVHLLDNPDCSVESMMGFVKGPDFPTGGTVFGGQGLIDAYTTGRGSIKMRGIVEKEEANKGKKERIVIKEIPFALNKSTLVEKIAQLVHEKKVEGVSDLRDESDRNGIRIVLDLKRGAIADIIINSLYKFTPLETSFGINMMAVVGKRPMLLNLKEVLKYFLDHRREVIIRRTKFDLDKCEKRVHILEGLRIALDNIDEVVKLIRASKSPEEARNSLMNRFELSEIQAKAILDMRLQKLTGLEQDKLLEELAELMKKIEYFRSILDNDDVLKGVIRDELIEIKENYATPRKSELLMADLDSIDIEDLIPDEETVITLSRRGYIKRTPLSNYTAQRRGGKGIAGVQTGDGDFIHTFMLTTNHQHLVLFTNFGKMFKIKVHQVPEGSRYAKGGHVNNLLPLEKDEHIATCLSLREFDDDRFFLFVTKKGMIKRSSIGLYANCRTTGIRAVNLRDSDELMTVRELDRDVDCILASRDGSAIRFNINDARPMGRATAGVKGMALRPNDEVVACVVTGDVDRDQLLTVSEGGFGKRTSIDQYRSQTRGGKGILNMRLTNKTGKVISARMVNESDDVILLTTQNKVIRMSVSEVSQTRGRATQGVRLVRMDADNKVAGFDLVMDDDEELTEKQS, from the coding sequence ATGAGTGATACGATTACCATCGAAAGTGAACTCAAGAAAAGTTATCTTGAGTATTCCCTCTCTGTTATCATAGGACGCGCCATCCCGGACGTGCGCGACGGGCTTAAACCCGTTCACAGGCGTATTTTATTCGCCATGCACGATCTGGGTAACTACCACAATCGAGCCTATAAGAAATCCGCTCGTGTGGTCGGTGACGTCATCGGTAAATACCACCCGCATGGTGACTCCGCAGTCTATGATGCCTTGGTCCGTATGGCCCAGGACTTCTCTATGCGCGACATGTTGGTGGATGGTCAGGGTAACTTCGGTTCCATTGACGGCGACTCCGCGGCTGCCATGCGTTACACTGAAGTACGTATGGCCAAATTGTGCGGCGAATTTCTCGGTGATATTGAGAAACAGACTGTTGATTTTAATCCTAACTATGACAATACGATGCAGGAGCCATCTGTCCTGCCTACTAAAGTACCGAACCTTTTGTTGAACGGTACAACCGGTATTGCAGTTGGTATGGCTACCAATATTCCGCCCCACAATCTGGGTGAACTTATTGATGGTTCCGTACATTTGCTGGATAATCCGGATTGTTCTGTTGAATCCATGATGGGATTTGTAAAAGGCCCGGATTTCCCCACTGGCGGCACCGTATTCGGTGGTCAGGGACTAATTGACGCCTACACCACAGGCCGCGGTTCGATCAAAATGCGCGGTATTGTGGAAAAGGAAGAAGCCAATAAGGGGAAGAAAGAGCGGATCGTCATCAAGGAAATTCCTTTTGCTCTCAATAAATCCACATTGGTCGAGAAAATTGCCCAATTGGTGCATGAGAAGAAAGTCGAAGGTGTTTCAGACCTGCGTGATGAATCAGATCGTAACGGTATTCGTATCGTTCTTGATCTGAAACGCGGTGCCATTGCCGACATCATTATCAATTCTCTTTACAAATTCACCCCGTTGGAAACCAGCTTCGGTATCAATATGATGGCTGTTGTTGGTAAACGTCCCATGCTGTTGAATTTGAAGGAAGTACTCAAATACTTCCTGGATCATCGCCGCGAGGTGATTATTCGTCGGACCAAGTTCGATCTTGATAAGTGCGAAAAGCGCGTCCACATTCTGGAAGGTTTGCGTATCGCTCTTGATAATATCGACGAAGTGGTCAAGCTTATTCGCGCATCCAAATCGCCAGAAGAAGCCCGTAATTCTCTTATGAATCGCTTCGAGTTGTCCGAGATTCAGGCCAAGGCCATTTTGGATATGCGTCTTCAGAAGCTCACTGGTTTGGAGCAGGACAAGCTGCTTGAAGAACTGGCTGAACTCATGAAAAAGATTGAATACTTCAGATCCATTCTTGATAACGATGACGTTCTCAAGGGCGTCATTCGCGACGAACTGATCGAGATTAAGGAAAATTACGCCACACCGCGTAAGTCCGAACTGCTTATGGCAGATCTCGATTCCATTGATATTGAAGATCTCATTCCTGATGAAGAGACTGTCATCACCCTGTCCAGACGTGGCTATATCAAGCGTACTCCGCTGTCCAACTACACGGCGCAGCGACGTGGTGGTAAGGGAATTGCCGGCGTTCAGACCGGTGACGGTGACTTCATTCATACCTTCATGTTGACCACCAATCACCAGCATCTGGTTCTGTTTACGAACTTCGGTAAGATGTTCAAGATCAAGGTCCATCAGGTTCCCGAAGGAAGTCGTTACGCCAAAGGCGGGCATGTGAACAATCTGCTGCCACTGGAGAAAGATGAGCATATTGCAACCTGCTTGTCGTTGCGTGAATTCGACGATGACCGGTTCTTCCTGTTCGTGACCAAGAAGGGCATGATCAAGCGTTCTTCCATTGGTTTGTATGCCAATTGTCGTACGACCGGCATCAGGGCCGTGAATCTGCGTGATAGTGACGAACTCATGACTGTTCGTGAATTGGATCGGGATGTGGATTGCATTCTTGCGAGCCGAGATGGTTCCGCTATTCGATTCAATATCAACGATGCCCGGCCAATGGGTCGTGCCACTGCAGGCGTCAAGGGTATGGCACTCAGGCCCAACGATGAAGTTGTGGCGTGTGTTGTTACTGGTGATGTTGACCGCGATCAGTTGCTAACAGTATCCGAAGGCGGATTTGGTAAGCGGACATCAATCGATCAATATCGCAGCCAGACTCGTGGCGGTAAGGGAATCTTGAACATGCGTCTCACTAACAAGACCGGCAAGGTCATCAGTGCACGCATGGTCAATGAATCCGATGACGTGATTCTGCTCACCACGCAGAACAAGGTTATCCGTATGTCCGTATCGGAAGTCAGCCAGACACGAGGTCGCGCCACACAGGGCGTGCGTCTGGTACGTATGGATGCCGACAACAAGGTGGCCGGTTTCGATCTGGTCATGGATGACGACGAAGAACTCACTGAGAAACAATCATAA
- the gyrB gene encoding DNA topoisomerase (ATP-hydrolyzing) subunit B gives MSEQNYNAESITVLEGLEAVRKRPAMYIGSTDIRGLHHLVYEVIDNSIDEAMAGFCDKIKITLHMDNSCTVTDNGRGIPVDIHPKEGVPAVQLAMTTLHAGGKFDNDSYKVSGGLHGVGVSCVNALSEFMETTVKRNNTTYRMKFERGAVVQELEEVGPADSQGTTQRFRPDEEIFEVNQFDYDVLKKRFKELAYLNSGLEIEFKDERNPEAESEKFKFDGGIVKYVKDLNANLSTIGEIVYGEGESENMVVEFALQYTSAYKENTYTFANNIRTIEGGTHLAGYKTALTRAINNYIQNGDLPKKLVKRLTGDDVREGLTSVISVKLPDPQFEGQTKTKLGNSEASGLVAGVIYEKLNIFFEENPKEARFIIEKVVDASRAREAARKARDLVRRKGALSDNSLPGKLADCQSKKPEESEIFIVEGDSAGGSAKQGRDPKCQAILPLRGKILNVEKTRMHKMLGNKEIRAMITALGIGIGSEEEEKDYNKLRYHKVVIMTDADVDGSHIRTLLLTFFFRQYEELINRGNLYIAQPPLYRAHKGKFEKFIKDDIELDNFLLEKVGTDLSIETQKQTFAGSELMELMEKSRFLRAKFGEAETVGIEPALYKKLLNFPDRISYTYFEDNDPEDFKKDFETNGFKVFIETERDLELEKDRTYIIFENENGHRTRLAMEFFYSKLYKQGFNTYEELREACGGFEFTLKLKDSEREISGIFGLYDAVIEEAHRGWSIQRYKGLGEMNPDQLWETTMHPEKRTMLQVHIEDAAAANDIFMDLMGDNVEPRREFIEKNALAVQELDI, from the coding sequence ATGAGCGAACAAAATTACAACGCCGAATCAATTACCGTCCTCGAGGGGCTTGAGGCTGTTCGAAAACGGCCTGCCATGTATATCGGTTCAACCGATATCCGTGGCCTGCACCACTTGGTCTATGAGGTCATCGATAACTCCATCGATGAAGCCATGGCCGGGTTTTGCGACAAGATCAAGATCACTCTGCACATGGATAATTCCTGTACGGTCACAGATAATGGTCGTGGTATTCCTGTGGACATCCACCCGAAAGAAGGCGTTCCTGCTGTTCAGTTGGCAATGACCACCCTGCATGCCGGTGGTAAGTTTGATAACGATTCATACAAGGTTTCCGGTGGTTTGCACGGTGTCGGCGTATCCTGCGTCAATGCTTTATCCGAGTTTATGGAGACAACGGTAAAGCGTAATAATACGACTTACCGTATGAAATTCGAACGTGGAGCTGTTGTTCAGGAATTGGAAGAAGTCGGTCCGGCTGATTCTCAAGGAACCACCCAGCGTTTTCGTCCTGATGAAGAAATTTTTGAAGTTAATCAGTTCGACTATGATGTACTCAAGAAGCGCTTCAAGGAGTTGGCTTACCTGAACTCCGGCCTCGAAATTGAGTTCAAGGATGAACGCAATCCGGAAGCTGAAAGCGAAAAATTCAAATTCGACGGTGGTATAGTTAAATACGTCAAGGATCTCAACGCGAATTTGAGTACCATTGGTGAAATCGTATACGGCGAAGGTGAATCAGAAAACATGGTTGTTGAGTTTGCATTGCAGTATACCTCGGCATACAAGGAAAATACTTACACCTTTGCGAACAATATCCGTACCATTGAAGGTGGCACACATCTGGCCGGTTATAAAACTGCACTAACTCGCGCCATCAACAATTACATCCAGAACGGTGATTTGCCTAAGAAGTTGGTGAAGCGTTTGACGGGTGATGATGTTCGTGAAGGTTTGACTTCTGTCATTTCCGTCAAGCTTCCTGATCCACAGTTCGAAGGACAGACCAAGACCAAGCTCGGTAACTCCGAAGCATCCGGTCTGGTTGCCGGTGTGATTTATGAAAAGCTGAATATCTTCTTTGAAGAGAATCCCAAGGAAGCACGTTTCATCATCGAGAAAGTCGTTGATGCATCCCGTGCCCGTGAAGCGGCCCGCAAGGCCCGTGATCTGGTTCGACGCAAAGGTGCCCTTTCGGATAACTCACTTCCGGGCAAGCTGGCTGACTGCCAGTCCAAGAAACCTGAGGAATCAGAAATCTTCATTGTTGAGGGTGATTCTGCAGGCGGTTCGGCCAAACAGGGCCGAGACCCCAAATGCCAGGCCATCCTTCCGCTGCGTGGTAAGATTCTCAATGTCGAGAAAACCCGTATGCACAAGATGCTTGGTAACAAGGAAATCCGTGCAATGATCACGGCCCTTGGTATCGGTATCGGCAGCGAAGAAGAAGAAAAAGACTACAATAAACTACGCTATCACAAAGTCGTTATCATGACTGATGCTGATGTTGACGGCTCTCACATTCGTACTTTGCTGCTGACATTCTTTTTCAGGCAGTACGAGGAACTGATCAACCGAGGCAATTTGTATATAGCACAGCCTCCTTTGTATCGTGCCCACAAGGGTAAGTTTGAAAAGTTCATCAAGGATGATATCGAGCTGGATAATTTCCTGCTCGAAAAAGTAGGTACTGACCTTTCTATTGAAACACAGAAACAGACCTTCGCTGGTAGTGAACTGATGGAGTTGATGGAGAAATCCCGTTTTCTGCGCGCCAAATTCGGTGAGGCTGAAACAGTGGGTATTGAACCGGCTCTGTATAAGAAATTGCTCAATTTCCCCGATCGGATTTCTTACACCTACTTTGAGGACAATGATCCTGAAGATTTCAAAAAAGATTTTGAAACCAATGGTTTCAAGGTTTTTATTGAGACAGAGCGTGATCTGGAGCTGGAAAAAGACCGTACGTATATCATCTTCGAAAATGAAAATGGACACCGTACACGTCTGGCCATGGAGTTCTTTTACTCCAAGCTCTACAAACAGGGCTTCAATACGTATGAAGAGCTTCGGGAAGCCTGTGGCGGGTTCGAGTTCACTCTGAAGTTGAAAGACAGCGAGAGAGAAATCTCGGGCATTTTTGGACTATATGACGCTGTCATCGAAGAGGCTCATCGAGGTTGGTCCATCCAGCGCTACAAAGGTTTGGGTGAAATGAACCCGGATCAGCTCTGGGAAACCACTATGCATCCAGAGAAGAGGACCATGCTTCAGGTGCATATCGAAGATGCGGCCGCGGCCAATGACATCTTCATGGACCTCATGGGTGACAATGTGGAACCCCGCAGGGAATTTATCGAAAAGAATGCACTGGCTGTGCAAGAACTGGATATCTAA